The proteins below are encoded in one region of Halobaculum roseum:
- a CDS encoding helix-turn-helix transcriptional regulator, whose amino-acid sequence MTGTHQTQSTTESAENGAATTGTATDGSAPDTDVFADLPPSAKLVHFVLDRDDQRTQTQLVEETALSARTVRTALGRLEDAGLVDESICLRDARKRVYSLTDDGATAGDAVDVELEV is encoded by the coding sequence ATGACCGGCACCCATCAGACGCAATCGACGACCGAATCGGCGGAGAACGGCGCTGCAACTACGGGAACGGCGACCGACGGATCGGCGCCGGATACCGACGTCTTTGCCGACCTCCCGCCGAGTGCGAAACTCGTTCACTTCGTGTTGGATCGCGACGACCAGCGAACACAGACGCAACTGGTCGAGGAGACGGCCCTGTCGGCCCGGACCGTTCGGACGGCCCTCGGTCGACTCGAAGACGCAGGATTGGTGGACGAGTCCATCTGTCTGCGCGACGCTCGAAAGCGGGTGTACTCCCTCACGGATGACGGTGCGACTGCTGGTGACGCTGTGGACGTCGAACTCGAAGTTTGA